The DNA sequence CTTTGACGATTCTTGTTTGGGGAACGGTAAGATATATGTTACGTAGCCAACAAGTACGACTCCGAGAAGCAATTGTGAACGCTGTTGGTGGACTAAGTCGTTCACTGCCCGTTGTTGTTTTGGGGGTTGGTGTTTCAGCTTTCTGGTTTATTCCCTTTAGTTCATATACCGCCCTTGCGAACAAAGAAGGTTTAAATACGATGGGCGTATCCCAGTTGCAAGAAGTATCACTTAAAATTTCAACCTTACTTGGTATGGGTGCAATGGGGCAGGGAGATTTGCGGTATGACTTTTTCTTTTTTGCTTCTCCAGTCTTAATATTTTTTGTCGTAGGCAGTATTTCTGCGGTACTGCTAAAAAAGAAAACACTTATTGTATTAAGTCTTATTGCAATATTTTTTGTTAGTCTTACAACTATCCCGCTTTACTTACCCGGGCTTGTCGGTTTGTTTAAGTACTTTTTTACCGGTGTTTATTTCAGGGGTTTGATTCCCGTTTTTATACTTTTACCCATCGTAGCCGCCTGGGGAGTTTGGTCGGTGTTTGAAATTCTAATTGCACTACCAATAGATAGGTTCAATCGAATGTTGCCCCAAAATGCGGGAACGAAAATATTAGCGAAATTTATTGCAGTTTTTGGAAAAGTATCTCAGTACTTTTTGACGATACTCGTTGTTACTTTGTCAATATTGCATTTAGGGCATACACCACCACCCGGCAAATATCAATTTCAACCATACGGACCGGCTTTGACTAATGATTTTGATAATTTGTTGGATAACCCGGTTAATTATCTGTCAAGTATAAGTAAATCAGAAATAAATCCGGCAGGTTTAGAAAAGAAAGCGAATTTGAACGACGAAATTGATAAAATACTGGAAATTGACGACCGCACTGTTTTAGATGTTTCTCCCTTTGCGGCGGGTGGAGCCATAGTTCAAGGAGCAGGCTTAACAAGTGACACTAGGTGGGCGAACCTTTACCATTATTATGCGTCACTAATTCATGGCATGTGGGGTTATCAAGCAGGAGTCTTTTTTGGTCAAGAACCTTTATATAAAGCTAAGAATTTACTGGAGGACTTGTCCCACTGGTATGGGTTCAAGTATGTTGTCGTCGTCGACGGGTTTGATCCGATTCAAGAAAAGTACGAACCTTTGGGCTGGAAGCGTGTTAGTATTTTTAGTGACAGAAACGGTGAAATTTGGGAAAATCCCGCAGCAGAAGGACTTTACACTTTAACTTCACGTCCAAGTGTATTGGTTATTACTAATGAGAAAAAGGGTGGTTATGATCAAGTTTTTAGATCTGCAAATTTGGGTGCTCTGAGTTACGAGAATGCTATAATAATTAAAGGTGATAGTAATAGGATTGATGATTACACCTTGGAGGATCTGGCAAAATTTTCAGGTATAATCGCGCACGGATATTCATATAAAAATAAATCACGAGCATGGTCACTTCTAAATGACTACGTAGAAAGCGGTGGATTTTTATTCATCGATACAGGCTGGCAATATGTGGCTCGGGATTGGGAATCGGTATCCGACATTAGTAAGTTCCAACCCAATTTGCTACCTGTGACCGACACGGCGTTAGGTGAGGTGGGAACTGATTGGAACACTATACATGTTGCACGCAACATAACTTATAATTCGACCGATTTTGATCCTCTGGTTTGGGATAAAAATCCTTGGGGGATATCCTTAGCGGATAAAATAGATTTGGCTCAGGATTCCGAGGCTTTGATTTGGACAGACGACAAAGTACTTATGGCCAAAAGAAAGGTTGGTAAAGGAACCGTTGTCTGGTCTGGTATGAATATATTTTCTCACATAACGCAAAAAATGAACGAAGATGAAGCCGATATGCTGAAAAGTATTTTGGCGGAAATATATGCGGGCAAAGAAAACATTACTTACGAGAATGTTGGGTATACAAGGAATAATCCCGACACGATAGAATTTGATTTGCCGAAAACGGATAAGCCGGCGTGGTTAATTTTTCGAGAGAGTGTCAGTCCGTACTGGAAAATTGAAAATAACGATGAAAAGGTGGATTACTTTACTGGAGGTCCGGGTTTTGTTGTCGTTTATGTTCCACAGTCGTCATTAAATCAAAAAATTGATCTGATGGTAAAACTTAATTTCAAAGACGGAATCTTTGCAAAAAGCGTAACCTTATCATCGCTAATAATATTATGTCTATATTTATTTATTGGCGATAAATTTAAGCTGCCCGGTGGAGAGAAAGTAAAAAAACATGCCACGAGTATTCGAAAACATATCGGCAATAATAGCGAGGAGGACGAATATTGATGAAAAAACCAACTCTGGTCGTTCTTAGGGGTGTGTGTCCTCGGATGTCGGAAATTTTTTATTATTCAAAGTTTTCTAATTTCAACATCATTTTTGCAGGGGACAGCTCAACCGGTTGGATAGTAAAAAGTAAAATTCCAAGCAATATTAGTTTTGTTGATTTGAAACTTAAACCACGGTGGGGATGGGATCCGGTTACGAGTATTTTGGGAAAATCTCACGTTCACAGGTCGTGGCAAATATCTGATCAGCTGGATAAATATATTAAAACTGCCGATATTGTAAATATTTCCGACACTTTTTATTTTTATTGCGGTCAGAGTGCAAATTACTGCAGGAAGTATGGAAAAAAACTTGTTCCAATTGTTTGGGAAACTGTACCCAAGCATTTATCGACATACTTACCACCGTATTCGTGGAATGTAAGAAGTGTTCTGGCTAATAGCAATCATTTTGTCGCCCGAAGCATTAAAGCCAAAAAGTACTTGGAAAGTATCGGAGTTGGTGCGCAAAAGATTACCGTAGTTTACAAGGGAATAGATACTCATCATTTTAAACCTGTAAAACGCCCTAAGGGTAGAATTAGGTTTTTGTACGTTGGGCAATTAATCAAAGAAAAGGGGTTGGTTGAATTGATCGAAGCTTTTGAGATGTTGGCGAGAGAAAGAAATGATATCGAATTATTTTTGGCTGGAAAGGCAAACGGGGGACCGCTAACACAATTAATTAATGACAAGAAAAAAACACTTCCTTTAATTGTTAAATCGGAAATCGAATATCACAAAATGAATAAAGTCTATCAGGATGCCGATATCTACTGCCATTTAAGCCAAGATTGGAGATATGCCGGATTGTTTGCGGGAGGAAACGACTGGTTTCCGTATGCCGTAATTGAGGCGATGGCGACGGGGCTTCCTGTTGTTTCAACTGGGGTTGGCGGTATTCCTGAGCAGTTGGGAAATATGGGAAATATTATTGTTAAACAAAAAAATATCCTTGATACATATAACGGTATGAAAAAAATTCTTGACGACGAAAAACTTAGGCGAAAATTGGCTCTGCTAAATAGAGATAGAGCAGTTAAAATGTTTAATATAAAAAAGCAGGCGGCGATCCAGGAGAAGATATTTTTGCAAGTAATTAGTAAACACACGTCTTGAGGGTCGTGGTGAATTGCATTTACACTTTGGCAAATGATAAAGGTTGGGTATAAGTTAAATAATGAAAAGCAACAACGCGGTAAAAAAATATTACGCAGGGTGTCATGATAAATGGGACAAAAAAACCGAGATTGTATGGAAACTACGAGCGCTCCCATCGAGTATTTACCAGAAAAAAAGATTAATTGATACGGTACGAATACTATATACACTTGATCTTGGAACTCCCATTCTTGATGCTCCGTGCGGTGATGGTTATGTTCTCATGCATTTGCCGATGGGGAGTATCGGGATTGATATTGATAAACATCAAGCGGGAATTGCACAAAAAAGAGCGCCAAAATCAAAGGTTGTTGTAGGGGACATGGAGAAAATGAAGTTTACGAGAAATTACTTTACGGCAGTAATTACGGCTGAGTTTTTCGAACATGTTCCCGATGCATCCGGTTATATACGGGAATTATGGCGGGTTTTGAAAAAAGATGGCCTATTTGTCGTTACTGTGCCCAAGTGCCACTTTCTGTGGAAATTACGAGGTCTGGCAAGCCCGATAGCAAAAACCGAACCGCAGTGTTTAACTTTTACCGAGGAAAAAGTGTATAACCTTTTTTCAGGCTTAAAATACAAAAAAATAATGATGCAAGAAATCGCTTGGGGATTAAATTACTTAGTGGTAATAAAAAAGTTATGATGAATATTTATGAACATAAATTATGGGGAACAAACGAAAGGAAGATTAACCTAACAAGCGGTAGCTATTTGTCGCTAAAATATCTATTTCCTAATTTAACAAACAAAAAATCTAAACTTCTTGATATCGGGTGTGCCGCAGGAGCCTACACCGCAAGTATTAAAAAATATTTTCCCAAAGTAGATACAACAGGAATTGACATAAGTACGAATTGCATTAAATACGCAAAGAATAATTTTCCTAATAACCATTTCGTTATAGGAAACATTGAAAAAATGCCTTTTGCTAAAAATAGCTTTAAATATGTAACGGCAAACCATATTTTAGAACACACAAAAAACCCTAAGGATGTAATTTGTGAAGTAAAAAGAGTACTAACGACAAGCGGAATATTTTATTCGGTGACGCCAACGGAGGGAAGTATTTTGACAATTATCGGATGGTTAAGAAAGTTTCCCTTCTTTGACAATAATAGAATTAATTACCTTGGACATGTACAAAAATTTACTAAAGAATCATTAATTCAACTGCTTGAAAATAACGGTTTTGAAATAATTGAAACGAAATGGAGTTGTCACTTTAGTTATCAAATAATTGACGCCTTTTACTATCCGTTTCTGTATTTAATAAATAAAAACACTCACTTTATGGGAGAAACGCATTTTGGAAAATCAGAAAGTAGGTTAACTAGGAAATTGTTTTGGGCAACTAAAGCATGTTTAAATATACTTTCAAATTTTGAAAGTATACTTTTGTCACGCGTTCCGGGATTTGCAATTCACATAACGGCAGTAAAGCAATAATTATGAAAAGTTCACTTATAGAAAGACAAAACCCCAAAGAATACATGCGAAGATACCTGAAGGTTGCTCCATTGGCACTTGCGATATTTAGGTCAATTGAGGCCAAAAATATATCAAGTGTAAAAATAG is a window from the Candidatus Woesebacteria bacterium genome containing:
- a CDS encoding glycosyltransferase family 4 protein gives rise to the protein MSEIFYYSKFSNFNIIFAGDSSTGWIVKSKIPSNISFVDLKLKPRWGWDPVTSILGKSHVHRSWQISDQLDKYIKTADIVNISDTFYFYCGQSANYCRKYGKKLVPIVWETVPKHLSTYLPPYSWNVRSVLANSNHFVARSIKAKKYLESIGVGAQKITVVYKGIDTHHFKPVKRPKGRIRFLYVGQLIKEKGLVELIEAFEMLARERNDIELFLAGKANGGPLTQLINDKKKTLPLIVKSEIEYHKMNKVYQDADIYCHLSQDWRYAGLFAGGNDWFPYAVIEAMATGLPVVSTGVGGIPEQLGNMGNIIVKQKNILDTYNGMKKILDDEKLRRKLALLNRDRAVKMFNIKKQAAIQEKIFLQVISKHTS
- a CDS encoding class I SAM-dependent methyltransferase, whose protein sequence is MKSNNAVKKYYAGCHDKWDKKTEIVWKLRALPSSIYQKKRLIDTVRILYTLDLGTPILDAPCGDGYVLMHLPMGSIGIDIDKHQAGIAQKRAPKSKVVVGDMEKMKFTRNYFTAVITAEFFEHVPDASGYIRELWRVLKKDGLFVVTVPKCHFLWKLRGLASPIAKTEPQCLTFTEEKVYNLFSGLKYKKIMMQEIAWGLNYLVVIKKL
- a CDS encoding class I SAM-dependent methyltransferase, encoding MMNIYEHKLWGTNERKINLTSGSYLSLKYLFPNLTNKKSKLLDIGCAAGAYTASIKKYFPKVDTTGIDISTNCIKYAKNNFPNNHFVIGNIEKMPFAKNSFKYVTANHILEHTKNPKDVICEVKRVLTTSGIFYSVTPTEGSILTIIGWLRKFPFFDNNRINYLGHVQKFTKESLIQLLENNGFEIIETKWSCHFSYQIIDAFYYPFLYLINKNTHFMGETHFGKSESRLTRKLFWATKACLNILSNFESILLSRVPGFAIHITAVKQ